The Lemur catta isolate mLemCat1 chromosome 8, mLemCat1.pri, whole genome shotgun sequence genome has a segment encoding these proteins:
- the GMPPA gene encoding mannose-1-phosphate guanyltransferase alpha isoform X1: MLKAVILIGGPQKGTRFRPLSFEVPKPLFPVAGVPMIQHHIEACAQVPGMQEILLIGFYQPDEPLTQFLETAQQEFNLPVRYLQEFAPLGTGGGLYHFRDQILAGGPEAFFVLNADVCSDFPLNAMLDAHRRQRHPFLLLGTTANRTQSLNYGCIVENPQTHEVLHYVEKPSTFISDIINCGIYLFSPEALKPLRDVFQRNQQDRQLCLALGEDSPGLWPGAGTIRLEQDVFSALAGQGQIYVYLTDGIWSQIKSAGSALYASRLYLGRYEFTHPERLAKHTPGGPQIRGNVYIHPTAKVAPSAVLGPNVSIGKGVTVGEGVRLRESIVLHGATLQEHTCVLHSIVGWGSTVGRWARVEGTANDPNPNDPRARMDSESLFKDGKLLPAITILGCRVRIPAEVLILNSIVLPHKELSRSFTNQIIL, from the exons ATGCTCAAAGCTGTGATCCTGATTGGAGGCCCTCAGAAGG GGACTCGCTTCAGGCCTTTGTCTTTTGAGGTGCCCAAACCACTGTTTCCTGTGGCTGGGGTCCCTATGATCCAGCACCATATTGAGGCCTGTGCCCAG GTCCCTGGGATGCAGGAGATTCTGCTTATTGGCTTCTACCAACCAGATGAGCCCCTTACCCAGTTCCTAGAAACTGCCCAGCAGGAGTTTAACCTTCCAGTCAG GTACCTTCAGGAATTTgcccccctgggcacagggggtGGTCTCTACCATTTTCGGGACCAGATCCTGGCTGGAGGCCCCGAGGCTTTCTTCGTACTTAATGCTGACGTCTGCTCCGACTTCCCCTTGAATGCTATGTTGGATGCCCACAGACGCCAGCGTCACCCTTTCTTACTCCTTGGCACCACG GCTAACAGGACGCAGTCCCTCAACTACGGCTGCATCGTTGAGAATCCACAGACGCACGAG GTTCTGCACTATGTGGAGAAACCCAGCACGTTTATCAGTGATATCATCAACTGTGGCATCTATCTCTTCTCTCCGGAAGCCCTGAAGCCTCTTCGGGATGTCTTCCAGCGCAATCAGCAGGATAGGCAACT CTGCCTTGCTCTGGG GGAGGACTCTCCAGGCTTGTGGCCGGGGGCAGGTACCATCCGCCTGGAACAGGATGTGTTCTCGGCCCTGGCAGGGCAAGGCCAGATATATGTGTACCTCACTGACGGGATCTGGAGCCAGATCAAGTCTGCAGG TTCAGCGCTCTACGCCTCCCGCCTTTATCTGGGCCGCTACGAGTTCACTCACCCAGAACGGCTGGCCAAGCACACGCCAGGAGGTCCACAAATCCGAG GAAATGTTTACATCCACCCAACGGCTAAGGTGGCCCCATCGGCTGTG CTGGGCCCCAACGTCTCCATTGGGAAGGGGGTGACAGTGGGCGAGGGTGTGCGTCTCCGGGAGAGCATTGTCCTCCACGGAGCCACGTTACAG GAGCACACGTGTGTTCTGCACAGCATCGTGGGCTGGGGGAGCACCGTGGGGCGCTGGGCCCGCGTGGAGGGTACCGCCAATGACCCCAACCCCAACGACCCCCGGGCCCGCATGGACAGTGAGAGCCTCTTCAAGGACGGGAAGCTGCTGCCTGCCATCACCATCCTGG GCTGCCGCGTCCGGATCCCTGCCGAGGTGCTCATCCTGAACTCGATTGTTCTGCCACACAAAGAGCTGAGCCGCAGCTTCACCAACCAGATCATCCTCTGA
- the GMPPA gene encoding mannose-1-phosphate guanyltransferase alpha isoform X2, whose protein sequence is MLKAVILIGGPQKGTRFRPLSFEVPKPLFPVAGVPMIQHHIEACAQVPGMQEILLIGFYQPDEPLTQFLETAQQEFNLPVRYLQEFAPLGTGGGLYHFRDQILAGGPEAFFVLNADVCSDFPLNAMLDAHRRQRHPFLLLGTTANRTQSLNYGCIVENPQTHEVLHYVEKPSTFISDIINCGIYLFSPEALKPLRDVFQRNQQDRQLEDSPGLWPGAGTIRLEQDVFSALAGQGQIYVYLTDGIWSQIKSAGSALYASRLYLGRYEFTHPERLAKHTPGGPQIRGNVYIHPTAKVAPSAVLGPNVSIGKGVTVGEGVRLRESIVLHGATLQEHTCVLHSIVGWGSTVGRWARVEGTANDPNPNDPRARMDSESLFKDGKLLPAITILGCRVRIPAEVLILNSIVLPHKELSRSFTNQIIL, encoded by the exons ATGCTCAAAGCTGTGATCCTGATTGGAGGCCCTCAGAAGG GGACTCGCTTCAGGCCTTTGTCTTTTGAGGTGCCCAAACCACTGTTTCCTGTGGCTGGGGTCCCTATGATCCAGCACCATATTGAGGCCTGTGCCCAG GTCCCTGGGATGCAGGAGATTCTGCTTATTGGCTTCTACCAACCAGATGAGCCCCTTACCCAGTTCCTAGAAACTGCCCAGCAGGAGTTTAACCTTCCAGTCAG GTACCTTCAGGAATTTgcccccctgggcacagggggtGGTCTCTACCATTTTCGGGACCAGATCCTGGCTGGAGGCCCCGAGGCTTTCTTCGTACTTAATGCTGACGTCTGCTCCGACTTCCCCTTGAATGCTATGTTGGATGCCCACAGACGCCAGCGTCACCCTTTCTTACTCCTTGGCACCACG GCTAACAGGACGCAGTCCCTCAACTACGGCTGCATCGTTGAGAATCCACAGACGCACGAG GTTCTGCACTATGTGGAGAAACCCAGCACGTTTATCAGTGATATCATCAACTGTGGCATCTATCTCTTCTCTCCGGAAGCCCTGAAGCCTCTTCGGGATGTCTTCCAGCGCAATCAGCAGGATAGGCAACT GGAGGACTCTCCAGGCTTGTGGCCGGGGGCAGGTACCATCCGCCTGGAACAGGATGTGTTCTCGGCCCTGGCAGGGCAAGGCCAGATATATGTGTACCTCACTGACGGGATCTGGAGCCAGATCAAGTCTGCAGG TTCAGCGCTCTACGCCTCCCGCCTTTATCTGGGCCGCTACGAGTTCACTCACCCAGAACGGCTGGCCAAGCACACGCCAGGAGGTCCACAAATCCGAG GAAATGTTTACATCCACCCAACGGCTAAGGTGGCCCCATCGGCTGTG CTGGGCCCCAACGTCTCCATTGGGAAGGGGGTGACAGTGGGCGAGGGTGTGCGTCTCCGGGAGAGCATTGTCCTCCACGGAGCCACGTTACAG GAGCACACGTGTGTTCTGCACAGCATCGTGGGCTGGGGGAGCACCGTGGGGCGCTGGGCCCGCGTGGAGGGTACCGCCAATGACCCCAACCCCAACGACCCCCGGGCCCGCATGGACAGTGAGAGCCTCTTCAAGGACGGGAAGCTGCTGCCTGCCATCACCATCCTGG GCTGCCGCGTCCGGATCCCTGCCGAGGTGCTCATCCTGAACTCGATTGTTCTGCCACACAAAGAGCTGAGCCGCAGCTTCACCAACCAGATCATCCTCTGA
- the GMPPA gene encoding mannose-1-phosphate guanyltransferase alpha isoform X3: protein MLKAVILIGGPQKGTRFRPLSFEVPKPLFPVAGVPMIQHHIEACAQVPGMQEILLIGFYQPDEPLTQFLETAQQEFNLPVRYLQEFAPLGTGGGLYHFRDQILAGGPEAFFVLNADVCSDFPLNAMLDAHRRQRHPFLLLGTTANRTQSLNYGCIVENPQTHEVLHYVEKPSTFISDIINCGIYLFSPEALKPLRDVFQRNQQDRQLCLALGEDSPGLWPGAGTIRLEQDVFSALAGQGQIYVYLTDGIWSQIKSAGSALYASRLYLGRYEFTHPERLAKHTPGGPQIRGNVYIHPTAKVAPSAVVASVPGGDWTWGSSKSLQGLWSMFLPTAGPQRLHWEGGDSGRGCASPGEHCPPRSHVTGAHVCSAQHRGLGEHRGALGPRGGYRQ, encoded by the exons ATGCTCAAAGCTGTGATCCTGATTGGAGGCCCTCAGAAGG GGACTCGCTTCAGGCCTTTGTCTTTTGAGGTGCCCAAACCACTGTTTCCTGTGGCTGGGGTCCCTATGATCCAGCACCATATTGAGGCCTGTGCCCAG GTCCCTGGGATGCAGGAGATTCTGCTTATTGGCTTCTACCAACCAGATGAGCCCCTTACCCAGTTCCTAGAAACTGCCCAGCAGGAGTTTAACCTTCCAGTCAG GTACCTTCAGGAATTTgcccccctgggcacagggggtGGTCTCTACCATTTTCGGGACCAGATCCTGGCTGGAGGCCCCGAGGCTTTCTTCGTACTTAATGCTGACGTCTGCTCCGACTTCCCCTTGAATGCTATGTTGGATGCCCACAGACGCCAGCGTCACCCTTTCTTACTCCTTGGCACCACG GCTAACAGGACGCAGTCCCTCAACTACGGCTGCATCGTTGAGAATCCACAGACGCACGAG GTTCTGCACTATGTGGAGAAACCCAGCACGTTTATCAGTGATATCATCAACTGTGGCATCTATCTCTTCTCTCCGGAAGCCCTGAAGCCTCTTCGGGATGTCTTCCAGCGCAATCAGCAGGATAGGCAACT CTGCCTTGCTCTGGG GGAGGACTCTCCAGGCTTGTGGCCGGGGGCAGGTACCATCCGCCTGGAACAGGATGTGTTCTCGGCCCTGGCAGGGCAAGGCCAGATATATGTGTACCTCACTGACGGGATCTGGAGCCAGATCAAGTCTGCAGG TTCAGCGCTCTACGCCTCCCGCCTTTATCTGGGCCGCTACGAGTTCACTCACCCAGAACGGCTGGCCAAGCACACGCCAGGAGGTCCACAAATCCGAG GAAATGTTTACATCCACCCAACGGCTAAGGTGGCCCCATCGGCTGTG GTCGCTTCTGTTCCAGGAGGGGATTGGACCTGGGGATCCTCCAAGTCCCTCCAGGGCTTATGGAGTATGTTCCTCCCCACAGCTGGGCCCCAACGTCTCCATTGGGAAGGGGGTGACAGTGGGCGAGGGTGTGCGTCTCCGGGAGAGCATTGTCCTCCACGGAGCCACGTTACAG GAGCACACGTGTGTTCTGCACAGCATCGTGGGCTGGGGGAGCACCGTGGGGCGCTGGGCCCGCGTGGAGGGTACCGCCAATGA
- the SPEGNB gene encoding LOW QUALITY PROTEIN: SPEG neighbor protein (The sequence of the model RefSeq protein was modified relative to this genomic sequence to represent the inferred CDS: inserted 2 bases in 1 codon; substituted 1 base at 1 genomic stop codon): MSKAAPAXKPAAAAPPPGCTLDINDPQVQSAPIRIQASYRGHMSWKELCEKGPPRVLXALKDVVLIEGSAAKLTCRISAFPNPFFRWSKDGKELRDGPKYRYVFEDPDVVALVVRDGELADLGQYSINVTNSFGQCSDSARILVEVPAKIQKGPDNTKARKGTTVTLTAEIMGEPAPDVAWTKDGEDIEEDDRVFSEIGSTTTTLTIRRATPEDSGKYEVYVENSLGMDQSFARVEVA; this comes from the exons ATGTCCAAAGCAGCTCCTGC AAAACCAGCGGCCGCGGCCCCACCTCCTGGATGTACCCTGGATATCAATGACCCCCAGGTGCAGAGCGCGCCCATTCGCATTCAGGCCTCTTACCGGGGCCACAT GTCCTGGAAGGAGCTGTGCGAGAAGGGGCCACCGCGGGTGCTGTAGGCGCTGAAGGACGTGGTGCTGATCGAGGGCAGCGCTGCCAAGCTGACTTGCCGCATTTCGGCTTTCCCGAATCCGTTCTTCCGCTGGAGCAAGGACGGCAAGGAGCTGCGCGACGGGCCCAAGTACCGCTACGTCTTCGAGGACCCCGACGTAGTGGCACTGGTGGTGCGCGATGGCGAGCTGGCAGACCTGGGCCAGTACAGCATCAACGTAACCAACTCCTTTGGCCAGTGCTCCGACTCAGCGCGCATCCTCGTAGAAG TCCCGGCGAAGATTCAAAAGGGACCGGACAACACCAAGGCTCGCAAAGGCACCACGGTGACTCTGACCGCGGAGATCATGGGCGAGCCTGCGCCCGACGTGGCCTGGACCAAGGACGGGGAGGACATCGAGGAGGACGACAG GGTGTTCTCCGAGATCGGCAGCACCACCACGACGCTGACCATTCGCCGGGCCACTCCCGAGGACAGCGGCAAGTACGAGGTGTACGTAGAGAACAGCCTGGGCATGGACCAGAGCTTCGCTCGCGTGGAAGTGGCCTGA